The region ATGACACATCAACAACCAATTCAACCGATTTTTATTTTACCCGAAGGAACACAGAAAAACAGCGGCAGATCTGCACAACGCACTAATATTATGGCAGGAAAGCTTGTTGCTGAAACTGTTAGAACAACGTTAGGTCCAAAAGGCATGGATAAAATGCTGGTTGACTCCCTTGGTGAAGTTATTGTTACTAATGATGGCGTCACTATTCTTAAAGAAATGAACATTGAACATCCAACGGCTAAGATGATTGTTGACGTTGCAAAAACTCAAGAAGCTGAAGTTGGCGATGGCACCACAACAGCAGTTGTTATTGCAGGAGAATTATTAAAAAGAGCTGAAGAGTTATTGGAATTAAACATTCATCCAACTGTTATTGTCAAAGGATATAGATTAGCTACGGACAAAGCTCAAGAAATTCTTCATGATATTGCTGAACCTTTATCAGAAGATGATGATCAAACATTAGTCAATATTGCAGAAACTGCAATGACCGGGAAAGGCGCTGAAACAGCAAAAGAACATCTTTCCAGTATAACGGTAAGAGCAGTTAAAGCAGTAATGCGCAAAACTTCAGAAGGCATTGTGGTTGATCAAGAGGATATTAAAATTGAAAAGAAGCTTGGGGCAAGAGTTGAAGAATCTTGCTTAATCGAAGGGCTTGTTATTGACAAGGAAAAAGTTCATTCTGGCATGCCCATGTTAGTTAAAGATGCAAAAATTGCCTTGCTTGATTCTGCTATTGAAATTAAAAACACTGAAACAGATGCTAAAATCCAGATTAATGATCCGATGCAGATGCAGGCGTTTCTTGATCAAGAAGAACGAATGCTTCGCAACATGGTTGAAAAGATTGTTAATTCTGGAGCAACCGTTGTATTCTGCCAGAAAGGCATTGATGACTTAGCCCAACACTTCTTAGCCAAGAAAGGCATTTTTGCCGTGAGAAGAGTAAAGAAATCCGATATCGATGCTT is a window of Candidatus Woesearchaeota archaeon DNA encoding:
- a CDS encoding TCP-1/cpn60 chaperonin family protein, translated to MTHQQPIQPIFILPEGTQKNSGRSAQRTNIMAGKLVAETVRTTLGPKGMDKMLVDSLGEVIVTNDGVTILKEMNIEHPTAKMIVDVAKTQEAEVGDGTTTAVVIAGELLKRAEELLELNIHPTVIVKGYRLATDKAQEILHDIAEPLSEDDDQTLVNIAETAMTGKGAETAKEHLSSITVRAVKAVMRKTSEGIVVDQEDIKIEKKLGARVEESCLIEGLVIDKEKVHSGMPMLVKDAKIALLDSAIEIKNTETDAKIQINDPMQMQAFLDQEERMLRNMVEKIVNSGATVVFCQKGIDDLAQHFLAKKGIFAVRRVKKSDIDALAKATSAKLMTSLDDLSAESLGYAGFVEEKKVGSETMTYVTQCHNPKAVTILIRGGTEHVVAEIKRALEDAVGDIASALASGKVVAGAGACEMELFRGLKQFANSLSGREQLAVNAFADAMEIVPRTLAENAGLDPIDVLTELKSSHDKGVKWAGIDVFTGKVMDAWKERVIEPLKIKTQAISSAAEVAQMILRIDDVIAASSGKNQSPQGQGGMSDMPMM